One segment of Mycolicibacterium baixiangningiae DNA contains the following:
- the urtD gene encoding urea ABC transporter ATP-binding protein UrtD — translation MTTTPDLEPVAGGNAGMGAEYLEVRGLTVDFDGFKAVSDVDLTLFQGDLRFLIGPNGAGKTTVIDAITGLVGAAGSVNKSGVELLGKKVHQIAKLGVGRTFQTASVFEQLSVLQNLDIAAGAHRSAWTLLRRRRGVSPAIEEALETVGLTEMADKPAGVLAHGQKQWLEIGMLLVQNADVLLLDEPVAGMSTEEREETGNLLRRIGSERTVVVVEHDMDFMRAFATSVTVLARGQVIAEGSVAEVQANPKVQEVYLGTAAAGADGIADELVGKDD, via the coding sequence ATGACCACCACCCCCGATCTCGAACCGGTCGCCGGCGGCAACGCGGGGATGGGTGCGGAGTATCTCGAAGTGCGCGGTCTCACCGTGGATTTCGACGGCTTCAAGGCGGTCAGCGATGTGGACCTGACACTGTTCCAGGGTGATCTCCGGTTCCTCATCGGGCCCAATGGCGCCGGTAAGACCACGGTCATCGACGCCATCACCGGTCTGGTCGGCGCCGCCGGCTCGGTCAACAAGTCCGGTGTGGAACTGCTCGGCAAGAAGGTGCACCAGATCGCCAAGCTGGGGGTGGGACGGACCTTCCAGACGGCGAGCGTCTTCGAACAGCTCAGCGTGTTGCAGAACCTCGACATCGCCGCCGGTGCCCACCGATCGGCCTGGACCCTGTTGCGCCGCCGGCGTGGGGTGTCGCCGGCGATCGAGGAGGCACTCGAGACCGTCGGGCTCACCGAGATGGCCGACAAACCCGCAGGCGTCCTCGCCCACGGACAGAAGCAGTGGCTGGAGATCGGCATGCTGCTGGTGCAGAACGCCGACGTGCTGCTGCTCGACGAACCCGTTGCGGGGATGAGCACCGAGGAACGCGAAGAGACCGGAAACCTGTTGCGCCGCATCGGTAGTGAGCGCACGGTGGTCGTCGTCGAACACGATATGGACTTCATGCGTGCCTTCGCGACGTCGGTGACCGTGCTCGCCCGCGGACAGGTGATCGCCGAAGGGTCGGTCGCCGAGGTGCAGGCCAACCCCAAGGTGCAAGAGGTGTACCTGGGCACCGCCGCCGCGGGTGCCGACGGCATCGCGGACGAACTCGTCGGAAAAGATGACTGA
- the urtE gene encoding urea ABC transporter ATP-binding subunit UrtE translates to MLELVDVRTGYGRSEVLHGASIEVPPDGVAAVMGHNGAGKTTLLRAAVGLLKCTGGQVKFEGENITRLRPSARVARGLAYVPQGQQSFGQLTTAENLQVVADGRKNGKQLIDEQLDLFPALKELLTRRAGLLSGGQRQQLAIARALITSPKCLILDEPTEGIQPSVVAEIEAAITALTARGNLGVLLVEQHIGFALESAQRYYILEAGRITSSGTGGSASEADVRAAMAI, encoded by the coding sequence ATGCTGGAACTCGTCGACGTTCGCACTGGGTACGGGCGGTCCGAAGTCCTCCACGGCGCGAGCATCGAGGTGCCTCCAGACGGGGTGGCCGCGGTGATGGGCCACAACGGCGCCGGTAAGACCACGCTGCTGCGGGCGGCGGTGGGGTTGCTCAAATGCACTGGCGGACAGGTGAAGTTCGAAGGTGAGAACATCACCAGACTCCGGCCCAGCGCGCGGGTGGCCCGCGGGCTGGCCTATGTGCCGCAGGGTCAGCAGTCGTTCGGTCAGCTGACCACCGCGGAGAACCTCCAGGTGGTCGCCGATGGCCGCAAGAACGGCAAACAGCTGATCGACGAGCAGCTCGATCTGTTCCCCGCGCTCAAGGAACTGCTGACCCGCCGCGCCGGCCTGCTCTCCGGTGGTCAGCGCCAGCAGCTCGCGATCGCCCGCGCACTCATCACCAGCCCGAAATGCCTGATCCTCGACGAACCCACCGAGGGCATTCAGCCGTCCGTTGTCGCCGAGATCGAGGCGGCCATCACCGCTCTGACCGCACGCGGCAACCTCGGCGTCCTGCTCGTCGAACAGCACATCGGCTTCGCGCTGGAATCCGCGCAGCGGTACTACATCCTCGAAGCCGGGCGCATCACGTCGAGCGGCACCGGCGGTTCGGCGTCGGAGGCCGACGTGCGCGCCGCCATGGCCATCTGA
- a CDS encoding ornithine cyclodeaminase family protein — protein MTGIVKGKNLLYLSKSDVIGLGLSRQSILDKVLQSLVEHGNKRYEMPAKIGVHPYEDVFFHAMPAYLPEMNLVGAKWIECYPRNPREFNLPQTTGLLCVNDVETGVPVCVMDCSWLTAVRTPAVTVLMAKKLHPDATRFGMFGAGVQGREHVLFAGHYLDKLEEIVVYDRFPEVAEKMVAEIQSEVPVPIRVGESIEQIVKECEVLSSATVVVREPQSHVKDSWVSAGQTIIPCDLNTFWAPEISHRADAYIVDSTDEHDLFVEMGYYPGGSPAITAETGEVLAGLHPGRTSPDQLIVNSNIGMAVCDMAVASAIHEAALEVGAGVTLEL, from the coding sequence ATGACCGGCATCGTCAAGGGAAAGAACCTGCTCTACCTGTCCAAGTCCGACGTCATCGGGCTCGGCCTCTCCCGGCAGTCGATTCTCGACAAGGTTCTCCAGTCGCTCGTCGAGCACGGCAACAAGCGCTACGAGATGCCGGCCAAGATCGGCGTGCATCCGTATGAGGACGTGTTCTTCCACGCGATGCCGGCCTATCTGCCGGAGATGAACCTGGTGGGGGCCAAATGGATCGAGTGCTATCCGCGGAATCCGCGGGAGTTCAACCTTCCGCAGACGACCGGCCTGTTGTGCGTCAACGACGTCGAGACCGGGGTGCCGGTGTGCGTCATGGACTGCAGCTGGCTGACCGCGGTGCGGACGCCGGCCGTCACCGTGCTGATGGCCAAGAAGCTGCACCCGGACGCAACCCGGTTCGGCATGTTCGGCGCGGGCGTTCAGGGCCGCGAGCACGTGCTGTTCGCCGGCCACTACCTGGACAAGCTGGAAGAGATCGTGGTCTACGACAGATTCCCGGAAGTCGCCGAGAAGATGGTCGCCGAGATCCAGAGCGAGGTCCCTGTCCCCATCCGGGTCGGGGAGTCGATCGAGCAGATCGTCAAGGAGTGCGAAGTGCTCAGCTCGGCCACGGTCGTCGTGCGCGAGCCGCAGTCACATGTAAAGGACTCTTGGGTGTCGGCCGGCCAGACGATCATCCCGTGTGACCTGAACACGTTCTGGGCGCCGGAGATCTCGCATCGCGCGGACGCCTACATCGTCGACTCGACCGATGAGCATGATCTGTTCGTCGAGATGGGCTACTACCCCGGAGGTAGCCCCGCGATCACCGCCGAGACCGGGGAGGTCCTGGCCGGTCTCCATCCCGGCCGCACCAGCCCCGACCAGCTGATCGTCAACAGCAACATCGGAATGGCCGTGTGCGACATGGCGGTCGCGTCGGCCATTCATGAAGCGGCGCTCGAAGTGGGGGCGGGAGTCACGCTCGAACTCTGA
- a CDS encoding MFS transporter — protein MSKRPLGISDSSPTAAEATSMDNAKWNRLHTLAAFCTLGGTALDGYILGVVGGSITAATDEMRFSPVSQGLVGASALIGIFIGGLFLGQAADRWGRRVVFRWNLVAFIVLSLLQLVAVSTWDLTLYRILIGVAIGVEYAVGAALLSEFVPARTRAALLSTLQTTWFVGFVGANFVGLAWAEDNWRLVLASSAIPAILVAVARIWLPESPRWLQSQGRVAEAQTIVDKHFPPGTTLPEIEPAVTSGKFSELFSKEHWRNTTYGGLFWACQVGPLFAIFTFITPVLDNLGLPSGFERDFIMNMLQLAGAAIFIWVVAVTKRRSLAVWTFGVTLAALLVLGIFPAAPLAVLAIATGVYLFVASGASNLQFVYPSEMFPTRLRTTGVGFSASMSRVGAAIATYLLPVLIAGIGINLALLSLALFPLIGFLASLAWAPETSKAVIK, from the coding sequence ATGTCGAAGCGCCCCCTGGGGATTTCGGACTCGAGCCCCACGGCGGCCGAGGCGACGTCGATGGACAACGCCAAATGGAATCGCCTTCACACGCTGGCGGCGTTCTGCACCCTGGGCGGGACAGCGCTCGACGGGTACATCCTCGGTGTGGTCGGCGGTTCGATCACTGCGGCCACCGATGAAATGCGCTTCTCACCGGTCAGCCAGGGTCTGGTGGGCGCCAGCGCCCTGATCGGCATCTTCATCGGCGGCCTCTTCCTGGGACAGGCCGCCGATCGCTGGGGACGACGAGTCGTCTTCCGCTGGAACCTCGTCGCCTTCATCGTCCTGTCGCTGCTTCAGCTGGTCGCGGTCAGCACATGGGACCTGACCCTCTACCGCATCCTGATCGGCGTCGCGATCGGCGTCGAGTACGCCGTAGGTGCGGCGCTGCTATCGGAATTCGTGCCCGCACGCACCCGCGCGGCGCTGCTGTCCACCCTGCAGACCACCTGGTTCGTCGGCTTCGTCGGCGCGAACTTTGTCGGCCTGGCGTGGGCCGAGGACAACTGGCGGCTGGTCCTTGCGAGCAGCGCGATCCCCGCCATCCTCGTCGCGGTCGCACGAATCTGGCTGCCCGAATCACCCCGGTGGCTGCAATCGCAGGGCCGCGTCGCCGAGGCGCAGACGATCGTCGACAAGCACTTTCCGCCCGGGACGACGCTGCCCGAGATCGAGCCCGCAGTCACCTCCGGCAAGTTCTCCGAGCTGTTCAGCAAGGAGCACTGGCGCAATACGACCTACGGCGGCCTGTTCTGGGCGTGCCAGGTCGGCCCGCTGTTTGCGATCTTCACCTTCATCACGCCGGTTCTGGACAATCTCGGCCTACCGTCCGGGTTCGAACGTGACTTCATCATGAACATGCTGCAGCTCGCCGGCGCCGCCATCTTCATCTGGGTGGTCGCCGTGACCAAGCGGCGCTCCCTGGCCGTCTGGACGTTCGGAGTCACGCTCGCGGCCCTGCTGGTGCTCGGCATCTTCCCCGCTGCGCCGCTGGCGGTGCTCGCCATCGCGACCGGGGTCTATCTGTTCGTCGCATCCGGCGCGTCCAACCTGCAGTTCGTCTACCCGTCGGAGATGTTCCCGACCCGACTCCGCACTACAGGGGTGGGCTTCTCGGCATCGATGAGCCGCGTCGGCGCCGCGATCGCGACGTACCTGCTGCCGGTGTTGATCGCCGGCATCGGAATCAACCTGGCGTTGCTATCCCTCGCGCTGTTCCCGTTGATCGGCTTCCTCGCCTCGCTCGCGTGGGCTCCCGAGACCAGCAAAGCCGTAATCAAGTGA
- a CDS encoding helix-turn-helix domain-containing protein, producing the protein MDVNLVDEAQELVDRLADRLRQSVAVDDLHGNLIVVSRHFGDADPYRVRLMLDRRIPREYRDYFTSYTRDASTSPVRVPARPDLSLTARIGFPIRGEAGNVAFLWLVDLDKPVPQDLIERYCSRLAHVLSARRRDDVSLPNAVALERHIRALLAGERPFDLPPETGAAARSSRYVAVAHYAETATASERPVMSAFRDVARSTADLGVSLVCTAELDGCSVAVYRADEPGAAGSDAREWLLDECRRSLGGAPGRFGCGISRFGELDSVRELFARAAQAAFICLHLYHKEDVVAWDQVAPLASLTTHDPSSLDGRTESLDSLLRDPESFAFVTVGALLRSGRSRSPAEILHVHRTTLHYRLQQITELTGLDMAVPADRFLGFAVWLRVAMHASPLEELVKTPVSGKQV; encoded by the coding sequence GTGGACGTGAACCTGGTCGACGAGGCACAGGAATTGGTGGACCGTCTTGCGGACCGGCTCAGGCAGTCCGTCGCCGTCGACGATCTCCACGGGAACCTGATCGTGGTCAGCCGCCACTTCGGTGATGCCGACCCCTACCGCGTTCGCTTGATGCTGGACCGCCGTATCCCCCGTGAATACCGCGACTACTTCACCTCCTACACTCGCGACGCCTCGACATCACCGGTCCGGGTTCCCGCCAGGCCGGATCTGTCCCTGACGGCACGGATCGGCTTCCCCATTCGCGGTGAGGCCGGCAACGTCGCGTTCCTGTGGTTGGTGGACCTCGACAAACCCGTGCCGCAGGACCTCATCGAGCGGTATTGCTCGAGACTGGCTCACGTGCTCTCCGCCCGGCGTCGCGACGACGTATCGCTGCCGAACGCGGTTGCGTTGGAACGCCACATTCGTGCGCTGCTGGCCGGAGAGCGTCCTTTCGACCTCCCACCGGAGACCGGCGCCGCCGCCAGGAGCTCCCGATACGTCGCAGTCGCCCATTACGCCGAGACCGCGACGGCGTCGGAACGTCCCGTCATGAGCGCGTTCCGCGACGTCGCGCGGTCGACGGCCGATCTAGGAGTCAGCCTGGTCTGTACGGCGGAACTCGATGGGTGCTCCGTGGCCGTGTACCGGGCCGACGAGCCGGGGGCTGCCGGCTCCGATGCCCGGGAATGGCTACTCGACGAGTGCAGGCGGTCCCTCGGCGGCGCTCCCGGCCGGTTCGGCTGCGGAATCAGCAGGTTCGGCGAATTAGACAGCGTGCGAGAGCTTTTCGCCCGCGCTGCCCAGGCGGCTTTCATCTGCCTGCACCTGTACCACAAGGAGGATGTCGTCGCCTGGGACCAGGTTGCGCCGCTCGCGTCGTTGACCACGCACGACCCGTCGAGCCTCGACGGACGGACCGAGTCGCTGGACTCGTTGCTGCGCGATCCGGAGAGTTTCGCCTTCGTCACGGTGGGTGCGCTGCTGCGATCGGGGCGGAGCCGAAGCCCCGCGGAGATCCTCCACGTACACCGGACAACGCTGCATTACCGTCTGCAACAGATCACCGAGCTGACAGGTTTGGACATGGCCGTTCCGGCTGACCGATTCCTCGGGTTCGCCGTGTGGCTACGCGTCGCCATGCATGCCTCGCCGTTGGAAGAACTGGTGAAGACCCCTGTGTCAGGAAAACAGGTCTGA
- a CDS encoding zinc-binding dehydrogenase produces MKAVSCEHGTLSVVDLPAPQPAKGQLLLDVRRCGICGSDLHAKDHSDELTEVMNGVGYPDFMRSDTPVVMGHEFCGEVAERGKGAGKEFKVGAPVVSFPLVRAAGGVHLTGLSPLAPGGFAEQVLAEAAMSFVIPNGLDLDTAALTEPMAVALHAVRRSEIGKRDVAIVIGCGPVGLAVICHLKALGVGTIVASDFSATRRSLATRCGAHVVVDPAVGSPYEASGQRGTITEAPQLYELGVGSMEKLRRVPGWTRLYRAAEALGAAGPKRPVVFECVGVPGMIDGIVGAAPLQSRVIVVGVCMGEDRLRPAMAIGKELDLRFVFGYTPLEFRDSLHMLAEGKVDASALVTGTVGLDGVANAFEVLGAAKAHAKVLIDPRSTAAAL; encoded by the coding sequence GTGAAGGCCGTCAGCTGCGAACACGGCACCCTGTCGGTGGTCGACCTGCCCGCCCCGCAGCCGGCGAAAGGCCAGTTGCTGCTCGACGTGCGGCGGTGCGGGATCTGCGGATCCGACCTGCACGCCAAGGACCACTCCGACGAGTTGACCGAAGTCATGAACGGTGTCGGCTATCCGGACTTCATGCGCAGTGACACACCGGTCGTCATGGGCCACGAGTTCTGCGGTGAGGTGGCCGAGCGCGGAAAGGGCGCCGGCAAGGAGTTCAAAGTCGGCGCGCCGGTGGTCTCGTTCCCGCTGGTGCGCGCAGCCGGTGGTGTTCACCTGACCGGGCTCTCCCCCCTGGCGCCCGGCGGCTTCGCCGAGCAGGTGCTCGCCGAGGCCGCGATGAGCTTCGTCATCCCCAACGGGCTCGACCTCGACACCGCCGCGCTGACCGAACCGATGGCCGTAGCCCTGCATGCGGTACGGCGCAGCGAGATCGGAAAGCGCGACGTCGCGATCGTGATCGGCTGCGGCCCCGTCGGCCTCGCGGTGATCTGTCACCTCAAAGCGCTCGGAGTGGGCACGATCGTCGCCAGCGACTTCTCCGCCACCCGGCGGTCCTTGGCGACGCGCTGCGGTGCCCACGTCGTCGTCGACCCGGCCGTCGGATCACCCTACGAGGCGAGTGGTCAGCGAGGCACGATCACCGAGGCTCCGCAACTGTACGAACTCGGCGTCGGCTCCATGGAGAAGCTGCGCCGCGTACCGGGCTGGACACGCCTCTACCGGGCTGCCGAGGCGCTGGGCGCCGCGGGCCCGAAACGGCCGGTCGTGTTCGAGTGCGTGGGCGTGCCCGGCATGATCGACGGCATCGTCGGCGCCGCCCCGCTGCAGTCCCGCGTCATCGTGGTCGGGGTGTGCATGGGCGAGGACCGCCTGCGGCCGGCCATGGCGATCGGCAAGGAGCTCGACCTGCGCTTCGTATTCGGCTACACCCCGCTGGAGTTCCGCGATTCGCTGCACATGCTGGCCGAGGGCAAGGTCGACGCGTCGGCGCTCGTCACGGGCACCGTCGGGCTCGACGGGGTGGCGAACGCCTTTGAGGTGCTGGGCGCCGCCAAGGCACACGCCAAGGTGCTGATCGACCCGCGCAGCACCGCCGCCGCGCTCTAA
- the hisS gene encoding histidine--tRNA ligase, whose translation MTETAFQAPKGVPDYLPPESAQFVAVRDALLAAARRAGYGDVELPIFEDTALFARGVGESTDVVSKEMYTFADRGDRSVTLRPEGTAGVIRAVIQHRLDRGALPVKLCYSGPFFRYERPQAGRYRQLQQVGIEAIGVDDPALDAEVIAIADAGFRSLGLDGFRLELTSLGDDTCRPQYRELLQDFLFRLDLDEETRTRATINPLRVLDDKRPHVREMTADAPVMLDHLSDSAKAHFEAVQVHLQALGVPFVINPRMVRGLDYYTKTTFEFVHDGLGAQSGIGGGGRYDGLMRRLGGQDVSGIGFGLGVDRTLLALRAEGKTAGETASCDVYCIPSGPDAKVDIAVLAADLRRAGVRADVAYGDRSLKAALKSADRTGASIALIADPGGAAVKVKNLANGEQTEVEREAVVAEVVSRLG comes from the coding sequence GTGACCGAGACCGCGTTCCAGGCGCCCAAAGGTGTCCCGGACTACCTTCCGCCGGAGTCGGCGCAGTTCGTCGCTGTCCGCGACGCGCTGCTGGCGGCCGCGCGCCGGGCCGGATACGGCGACGTGGAACTGCCGATCTTCGAGGACACCGCGCTGTTCGCCCGCGGCGTGGGGGAGTCGACGGACGTGGTGTCAAAGGAGATGTACACCTTCGCCGACCGCGGCGACCGCTCGGTCACGCTGCGCCCCGAAGGCACCGCCGGGGTGATCCGCGCGGTGATCCAGCACCGCCTCGACCGGGGTGCGCTGCCCGTCAAGCTCTGCTACTCCGGTCCGTTCTTCCGCTACGAGCGGCCCCAGGCAGGCCGGTACCGCCAACTGCAGCAGGTCGGCATCGAGGCCATCGGCGTGGACGATCCGGCGCTCGACGCCGAGGTGATCGCGATCGCCGACGCCGGGTTCCGGTCACTCGGACTCGACGGTTTCCGGCTCGAACTCACCTCGCTCGGGGATGACACCTGCCGGCCGCAGTACCGGGAACTGTTGCAGGACTTCCTGTTCAGGTTGGACCTGGACGAAGAAACGCGGACCCGGGCCACCATCAACCCGCTGCGTGTGCTCGACGACAAGCGCCCGCATGTGCGGGAGATGACCGCCGATGCGCCGGTGATGCTCGACCACCTGTCCGACAGCGCAAAAGCGCATTTCGAGGCGGTGCAGGTGCACCTGCAGGCGCTCGGCGTGCCGTTCGTGATCAACCCGCGCATGGTGCGCGGTCTGGACTACTACACGAAGACCACATTCGAATTCGTGCACGACGGACTCGGCGCGCAATCCGGCATCGGCGGCGGCGGACGCTACGACGGCCTGATGCGCCGACTGGGCGGTCAGGACGTGTCCGGCATCGGCTTCGGTCTGGGCGTCGACCGCACACTGCTGGCGCTGCGGGCCGAAGGCAAGACCGCGGGGGAGACGGCCAGCTGCGACGTGTACTGCATCCCGTCCGGTCCCGACGCGAAGGTCGACATCGCCGTGCTGGCCGCGGATCTGCGCCGGGCCGGCGTCCGCGCCGACGTGGCCTACGGGGACCGCAGCCTCAAGGCGGCGCTCAAGTCGGCCGACCGGACGGGGGCGTCGATCGCACTGATCGCCGACCCGGGTGGCGCCGCGGTGAAGGTGAAGAACCTCGCGAACGGCGAGCAGACCGAAGTCGAGCGCGAAGCCGTTGTCGCAGAGGTGGTATCGCGCTTGGGTTAG
- a CDS encoding MBL fold metallo-hydrolase — MLITGFPAGMLACNCYVLAQRPGSDAIVVDPGQRAMAPLRRVLDEHRLTPAAVLLTHGHIDHIWSAQKVADTYGCPAYIHPEDRPMLTDPIKGFGPRIGQMLLGALFREPRQLIELDRDGDTLDLGGMVVTVDHTPGHTRGSVVFRLAGDTSPVALTGDTLFRSSVGRTDLPGGSGRDLLGSILTKLLVLDDDTVVLPGHGPKSTIGTERRTNPFLEGLIP, encoded by the coding sequence GTGTTGATCACCGGATTCCCGGCGGGCATGTTGGCGTGCAACTGCTACGTGCTGGCCCAGCGACCGGGGTCCGACGCCATCGTCGTCGACCCGGGTCAGCGGGCGATGGCGCCGCTGCGCCGTGTCCTCGACGAACACCGACTGACCCCGGCGGCGGTGCTGCTGACCCACGGACACATCGATCACATCTGGTCGGCGCAGAAGGTCGCCGACACCTACGGCTGCCCCGCCTACATCCATCCCGAGGACCGGCCCATGCTGACCGACCCGATCAAGGGCTTCGGCCCCAGAATCGGGCAGATGCTGCTGGGGGCGCTGTTCCGGGAGCCGCGCCAGCTGATCGAACTCGACCGCGACGGCGACACGCTCGATCTCGGCGGCATGGTGGTCACCGTCGACCACACGCCGGGCCACACCCGCGGGTCGGTGGTGTTCCGGCTGGCGGGGGACACGTCGCCGGTCGCGCTGACCGGGGACACCTTGTTCCGGAGTTCGGTCGGTCGCACCGATCTGCCCGGCGGCAGCGGACGCGATCTTCTCGGCTCGATCCTGACCAAACTGTTGGTGCTCGACGACGACACCGTGGTCCTGCCCGGACACGGGCCGAAGTCCACGATCGGCACCGAACGCCGCACCAACCCGTTCCTCGAAGGGCTGATTCCGTGA
- a CDS encoding peptidylprolyl isomerase, whose protein sequence is MPTNEQRRETAKRKLERQLERQAAQARKRRIATIVGSAVAAVLVIGAIVATVVINRDSSDTTASAQTPTPTTSGPAQPAANGQLPAFAPPAGLGADCQYPASGEASKKVNAPRTGQVPTEPAEVSVSMSTNQGNLGLLLDNAKAPCTVNSFASLAQQGYFNDTPCHRLTTSPTLSVLQCGDPTGKGTGGPGYEFANEYPTNQYQQDNPALQEAVLYPRGTIAMANAGPDTNGSQFFLVYQDSQLPPGYTVFGKIDETGLATLDKIAQAGVDGGGQDGAPAEEVQVKSILLD, encoded by the coding sequence GTGCCGACCAACGAACAACGACGCGAGACGGCCAAACGCAAACTCGAACGGCAGCTCGAGCGCCAGGCCGCGCAGGCCCGCAAGCGACGGATCGCGACGATCGTCGGATCCGCCGTAGCCGCGGTCCTCGTGATCGGCGCCATCGTGGCGACCGTCGTCATCAACCGCGACTCGTCGGACACCACGGCGTCGGCGCAGACCCCCACCCCGACCACATCGGGCCCCGCCCAGCCGGCCGCCAACGGTCAGCTGCCCGCGTTCGCACCGCCGGCGGGTCTGGGCGCGGACTGCCAGTACCCGGCGTCCGGCGAGGCGAGCAAGAAGGTCAATGCGCCGCGTACCGGCCAGGTGCCCACCGAACCCGCCGAGGTCAGTGTCAGCATGTCCACCAACCAGGGCAACCTGGGTCTGCTGCTCGACAACGCCAAGGCCCCCTGCACCGTCAACAGCTTCGCCAGCCTGGCTCAGCAGGGTTACTTCAACGACACGCCGTGTCACCGGTTGACCACCAGCCCGACCCTGTCGGTGCTGCAGTGCGGTGACCCGACCGGCAAGGGCACCGGCGGGCCGGGTTACGAGTTCGCCAACGAGTACCCGACGAACCAGTACCAGCAGGACAACCCCGCGCTCCAGGAAGCGGTCCTCTATCCGCGCGGCACCATAGCGATGGCCAATGCCGGGCCGGACACCAACGGCAGCCAGTTCTTCCTGGTCTACCAGGACTCGCAGCTGCCGCCGGGCTACACCGTGTTCGGCAAGATCGACGAGACCGGTCTGGCCACCCTGGACAAGATCGCGCAGGCCGGCGTCGACGGCGGCGGTCAGGACGGTGCGCCGGCCGAGGAGGTCCAGGTCAAGTCGATCCTGCTCGACTGA
- a CDS encoding peptidylprolyl isomerase: MSYPTGPYPPPPGYPPGYPGAYPPPRSTNAWAVAALVCGFLFAPLGIVFGHLSLSQIKRTGEDGRGLALAGLIIGYVMTALTIVVVVFGLLFLVALAQSVSQLPDDSTRVTAAPGDAGRLPAFVAPRNLGANCQYPKGDLPASTPVTPPRSGRVPTDPAQISASMSTSQGDVGLQLDNGKSPCTVNNFASLAQQGFFDNTTCHRLTTARAMKVLQCGDPTGTGAGGPGYRFPNEYPTSQYRLSDPGLRRPIVYPRGTLVMANNGPGTNGSQFMLVYGDTLLPPTYTVFGTVDATGLATIDKIAARGVPGGGDDGEPAAEVRIESLRLD; this comes from the coding sequence ATGAGCTACCCGACGGGGCCCTATCCGCCGCCGCCGGGGTACCCACCCGGATACCCCGGTGCCTATCCGCCGCCACGTTCGACGAACGCGTGGGCCGTCGCGGCGCTCGTGTGCGGATTCCTCTTCGCCCCATTGGGCATCGTGTTCGGCCACCTGTCGCTGTCTCAGATCAAGCGCACCGGCGAGGACGGCCGCGGTCTCGCGCTCGCCGGCCTGATCATCGGCTACGTCATGACGGCGCTGACCATCGTGGTCGTCGTCTTCGGGCTGCTGTTCCTGGTCGCTCTCGCCCAGAGCGTCAGCCAATTGCCCGACGATTCGACCCGGGTCACCGCGGCGCCCGGAGACGCCGGCCGGCTGCCCGCGTTCGTCGCGCCGCGCAATCTGGGCGCGAACTGCCAGTACCCGAAGGGTGACCTCCCTGCCAGCACGCCGGTCACCCCACCGCGCAGCGGGCGCGTGCCGACAGATCCGGCGCAGATCAGCGCCAGCATGTCGACCAGCCAGGGTGACGTCGGACTGCAACTCGACAACGGTAAGTCGCCGTGCACGGTGAACAACTTCGCCAGCCTGGCCCAGCAGGGCTTCTTCGACAACACCACCTGCCACCGGCTCACCACCGCCCGCGCCATGAAGGTGCTGCAGTGCGGCGACCCGACCGGCACCGGCGCGGGCGGACCGGGCTACCGCTTCCCGAACGAATACCCCACGAGCCAGTACCGGTTGTCCGATCCGGGGCTGCGGCGTCCGATCGTCTATCCACGGGGCACGCTGGTGATGGCCAACAACGGCCCCGGCACCAACGGCAGCCAGTTCATGCTCGTCTACGGCGACACGCTCCTGCCGCCGACGTACACGGTGTTCGGGACCGTCGACGCGACCGGCCTGGCGACCATCGACAAGATCGCCGCACGCGGGGTCCCCGGTGGCGGTGACGACGGTGAACCGGCCGCCGAGGTGAGGATCGAATCGCTTCGACTGGACTGA
- a CDS encoding DUF1989 domain-containing protein, with amino-acid sequence MNTTRRTVVPAGTGWAVTLRRGDRIRVIDVEGGQVGDVFAFVADDPAEHLSASHTRTATSRLFPAVGEHFVTNQRRPILAFVEDTSPGIHDMLIAACDAERYRGYGLTGHPSCADNLRKALETLQIELSEVPQPVNIFMNIPVGNGGALAWLPAATKPGDAVVFEAALDCAVVVSACPMDLNGINGQKPTQLAIETAAPAAGPSGGGIV; translated from the coding sequence ATGAACACGACGAGACGAACGGTGGTGCCCGCCGGCACCGGCTGGGCGGTGACCCTGCGACGGGGCGACCGTATACGGGTGATCGACGTAGAAGGCGGTCAGGTGGGCGACGTATTCGCCTTCGTCGCGGACGATCCGGCCGAACATCTGAGCGCCTCGCACACCCGTACGGCCACCAGCCGGCTGTTTCCCGCTGTCGGTGAACATTTCGTCACCAACCAACGCCGACCCATTCTGGCGTTCGTGGAGGACACCTCACCCGGTATCCACGACATGCTGATCGCCGCGTGCGACGCGGAACGCTACCGGGGCTACGGGCTGACGGGACATCCATCGTGCGCGGACAACTTACGAAAAGCACTGGAAACGCTTCAGATCGAGTTATCCGAGGTACCGCAGCCGGTGAACATCTTCATGAACATCCCGGTGGGGAACGGCGGTGCGCTGGCCTGGCTACCGGCGGCGACCAAGCCCGGCGATGCCGTCGTGTTCGAGGCGGCGCTGGACTGCGCCGTGGTGGTGTCGGCGTGTCCGATGGACCTCAACGGCATCAACGGGCAAAAGCCCACCCAACTCGCGATAGAAACCGCCGCGCCCGCAGCCGGACCGTCCGGAGGAGGGATCGTATGA